From Diospyros lotus cultivar Yz01 chromosome 4, ASM1463336v1, whole genome shotgun sequence, a single genomic window includes:
- the LOC127799713 gene encoding vacuolar iron transporter homolog 4-like has protein sequence MAFNQTLGVDAKFAVSVHNAEKQTSVEETDFDYSKRSQWLRAAVLGANDGLLSTASLMMGVGAVKQDVRAMILTGFAGLVAGACSMAIGEFVSVYSQLDIDVAQMKRDKRRVGDESHEKLDEEKKESLSSPVRAAAASGLAFSCGAIVPLLAAAFIKEYKVRLGVVVAVVTLALVAFGWLGAALGRAPAARSAVRVLVGGWLAMAITFGLIKLIGSSGL, from the coding sequence ATGGCTTTCAATCAAACCCTCGGCGTTGATGCCAAATTCGCCGTCTCCGTTCACAATGCCGAGAAGCAAACGAGCGTAGAAGAGACGGATTTCGACTACTCCAAGCGTTCCCAGTGGCTACGAGCCGCAGTTCTAGGAGCCAACGACGGCTTGCTGTCGACGGCTTCGCTCATGATGGGGGTCGGAGCCGTGAAGCAAGACGTCAGGGCCATGATCCTCACCGGCTTCGCTGGCTTGGTGGCCGGCGCTTGCAGCATGGCCATCGGCGAGTTTGTGTCCGTTTACTCGCAGCTGGACATAGATGTGGCTCAAATGAAGCGAGACAAGAGACGGGTAGGCGACGAAAGTCACGAGAAATTAGATGAGGAGAAGAAGGAGAGTTTGTCTAGCCCGGTGAGGGCGGCGGCGGCCTCAGGCCTGGCTTTTTCCTGCGGAGCAATAGTGCCGCTGCTGGCGGCGGCGTTCATAAAGGAGTATAAAGTGAGACTGGGGGTGGTGGTGGCGGTGGTGACCTTGGCACTGGTCGCGTTTGGGTGGTTGGGGGCGGCTCTAGGGAGGGCGCCGGCGGCTAGGTCGGCGGTTAGGGTTTTAGTTGGAGGGTGGCTGGCCATGGCCATAACCTTTGGGTTGATCAAGCTTATTGGTTCAAGTGGGCTCTAA
- the LOC127798995 gene encoding histone H3.2 gives MARTKQTARKSTGGKAPRKQLATKAARKSAPATGGVKKPHRFRPGTVALREIRKYQKSTELLIRKLPFQRLVREIAQDFKTDLRFQSSAVAALQEAAEAYLVGLFEDTNLCAIHAKRVTIMPKDIQLARRIRGERA, from the coding sequence ATGGCACGAACGAAGCAAACTGCTCGGAAGTCCACCGGCGGGAAGGCGCCTAGGAAGCAGCTGGCGACGAAGGCTGCGCGGAAGTCCGCTCCGGCGACCGGCGGAGTGAAGAAGCCGCATAGGTTCCGGCCAGGGACGGTGGCGCTAAGGGAGATCAGGAAATACCAGAAGAGCACGGAGCTTTTGATCCGGAAGCTGCCGTTCCAGCGGCTGGTCCGCGAGATTGCTCAGGACTTTAAGACCGATCTCCGCTTCCAGAGCAGCGCCGTCGCTGCCCTCCAGGAGGCGGCAGAGGCGTACTTGGTCGGACTGTTTGAGGACACGAATCTGTGTGCGATTCACGCCAAGAGAGTCACAATTATGCCGAAGGATATTCAGCTCGCCAGGAGGATTCGAGGCGAAAGGGCTTGA